The segment TGAGGCAGCGGCCGAGCGAGCCGACAAGCGACGCCGAGAGGACGAACGCCGGGCAGCCCAGCGGGAAGCGGATCGGATCCGCCGTGACAAGCTCGAACGCCAGTGGTTGACCGAGACCTATGGCGTCGATGACATCTTCGACGCGATCGAGAAGAGCGGGAAGGATTGGAGCGAGGTTTGGGGGGAACGCAACGCATGGATTGAGTCACAGTAGGCACTGAAGTACCTCAGCCAGCCTGCTGCCGACTGGGATCGTCTCGGGCCAACTGAGACCATATTTGAGACCACCATGACGAAGGCCCCCGACTGTCTCCAGTCGGGGGCCTTCGTCTGTCCTGCTCAGTGGCGGTAGCGGTGGGATTCGAACCCACGGTGGAGTTGCCCCCACACACGCTTTCGAGGCGTGCTCCTTTGGCCGCTCGGACACGCTACCGAGGGGAACTCTACCGGATCGGGGGGACGGGGCGAAATCCGTTCCGGGGCGGTCAGCGCTGGGTGTCGAAGAAGGCCAGCAGTTGGGCGGTGCACTCTTCGGCGAGGACGCCGCCGACCACTTCGGGGCGGTGGTTGAGGCGGTTGTCGCGGACCACGTCGAAGAGCGAGCCGGCCGCGCCGGCCTTGGGGTCGTAGGCGCCGAAGACGACCCGGGCGAGGCGGGAGAGGACGATCGCGCCCGCGCACATGGTGCAGGGTTCGAGGGTGACGACCAGGGTGCAGCCGGTCAGGCGCCACTCGCCGGCCCGGCGGGCGTCGCCGTCCCGGCCGGGGGTGCTCCGCGCGGCCTCGTTCAGGGCCCGGGCGGCCGCGCGGATCGCCACCACCTCGGCGTGGCCGGTCGGGTCGCCGTCCGCCTCGCGGACGTTGTGGCCGCGGCCGAGCACGGTGCCGTCCGGGGCGAGGACGAACGCCCCGACCGGAACGTCACCGGTGGCGGTGGCCAGTGCGGCCTCCTCGATGGCGAGGCGCATCCGGCCCCGCCACCGGTCGCGGACCGGATCGGGGCGTTCGGGGGCGGGCAGCGGGGCGATCCGCGGCCGCGCACCGAGGTCGGTGGTCGAAAGGGGGGCGGGCTGCATGGACCCAGTGTCGGGCACCGGGCCCGCCGCTACCGAACGGCCTCCAGGACCTCGCCGCAGCCCAGCGCCTCGGCGATCTCGCCCAGCGCGTCGCCCGGCGCGGAGCCCTCGCCGGCCAGCTCCAGCAGGTCGGCGGCGGCCATCCCGAACTCGGTCAGCAGCTCGGAGTCGCCGATCGGCCCGACCGGGCTCGCGGCCCGGCTGCCGGCCGGCTCCTCGTCGTCCTCGTCGGAGTCGTCCTCGGCGGTCGCGCCGTCCTCGTCGTCGAGCCCGGCGACGAGCCCGTCGAGGTCGTCGAAGTCGGCCTCCCCGTCCTGTTCGATCAATTCGTCGGTGAGCACCGAGCCGTACGAGCTGCGCGCCGCGGCGGCCGCGTCGGAGACGAAGATCCGCGGGTCGTCCTCACCGTCGATGCGCAGGACGGCGAACCACGCGTCCTCCTGCTCGATGAAGACCAGCACGGTGTCCTCGTCCTCGGCCGCTTCGCGGGCCAGGTCGGTCAGGTCGGCCAGGGTCTCTACGTCGTCGAGTTCGGTTTCGCTCACGTCCCACCCGGCACCGGTGCGAGCAAGCACTGCAGCGAAGTACGCCACCAGGGACACTCCCAAGATTGGTCTCGGCTGTCGGCGATCTCGGGCGGGTGCGGTCCGGCCGCCCCCGCGCCAGAAGGCGGTCCGCTGTTCGGACCGTCCCACCGCATCGTGACAGAAAGGCCGCCGCTGCGGGGGGTGTTCGGCAGCGCGTCTTCGCAGGTCGTGTCGGAATGGTCGGCTTCCGGCCGCTCCGGGTGCGGATCTTGACCGTCCGGCCCCTTGTGCGGGGGCGTTCGGGTACTCACGGGGGCGCAACTCGGCTGTGGGGCGCGGCCCGCGGTCAGGTCCGGAAGGTGCGCATCCGCAGCGCTTCGCGCATCCGGCGCTCCTTGGTCCGTCTCGGCTGCACCCGGGCCCGCAGCTCCCGGGCCTCGGTCAACTCGCGGAGGAAGACGGCGCGGCGCTTGCGCCGCTCCGCGTCGGTCTCCGCGGTGCTCTCCGCTCCGCTCTCGGACGCCGGACGGGACTCGGCCGTCGAGCCTGACCCGCCCGCGCCGGCGGTGGACGCCCGCGTCGGGTTGCTCTTCATAGGTCCCGACTTTCCCAGATCAGCCGCGCCGATACCACAGCAGCGGCCCGATTTCCGTGATTGCGGACGGACTGCGGCGCATTTCGGCGGGCCGCCCCGGTCGTCCCGGTTCGTACGGAGTCGTACACACGTGCTCGCGCCCGTTACCGTTGGTGTCATGCGTCTCCACGTCGTCGACCACCCGCTGGTCGCCCACAAGCTGTCCACCCTGCGCGACGAGCGCACGGACTCGCCGACCTTCCGGCGGCTCACCGACGAGCTGGTCACCCTGCTCGCGTACGAGGCGACCAGGGACGTCCGCACCGACACGGTCGAGATCACCACCCCGGTCG is part of the Kitasatospora cineracea genome and harbors:
- a CDS encoding nucleoside deaminase, which encodes MQPAPLSTTDLGARPRIAPLPAPERPDPVRDRWRGRMRLAIEEAALATATGDVPVGAFVLAPDGTVLGRGHNVREADGDPTGHAEVVAIRAAARALNEAARSTPGRDGDARRAGEWRLTGCTLVVTLEPCTMCAGAIVLSRLARVVFGAYDPKAGAAGSLFDVVRDNRLNHRPEVVGGVLAEECTAQLLAFFDTQR